One window from the genome of Engraulis encrasicolus isolate BLACKSEA-1 chromosome 16, IST_EnEncr_1.0, whole genome shotgun sequence encodes:
- the LOC134465603 gene encoding aquaporin-4-like, giving the protein MCGSRSSSSVTRTPSSAPVFQRCLPEGFSGCPPLCRLESVMAAFKGIWTKGFWRAVSGEFLATLIFVLLSLGSTINWSTDKENPPPADLVLISLCFGLSIATMVQCFGHISGGHINPAVTAAMVVTRKLSLAKAVFYLMAQCLGAIAGAGILYLVTPSTVRGGFGVTTVNADLSVGHALVVELVITFELVFTVFATCDPKRNDLKGSAGLAIGFAVCIGHLFAIPYTGASMNPARSFGPVVITGNWENHWVYWVGPILGGIMAAALYEYLFCPDTTMKKSLGEMFVVKDSNSGKYKEVECPHGQYNGERDDLVIKPGSFLNTVDLDKRGKEEAFRESHGEVLSSV; this is encoded by the exons ATGTGTGGCTCGCGGTCCTCTTCTAGTGTAACCCGGACTCCGTCCTCTGCTCCTGTGTTTCAACGGTGTCTGCCAGAGGGCTTTTC TGGGTGTCCACCGTTGTGCAGGTTGGAAAGTGTCATGGCAGCGTTCAAAGGAATATGGACCAAAGGGTTCTGGCGGGCCGTGTCTGGGGAGTTCTTGGCCACTCTCATCTTCGTGCTGCTCAGCCTGGGCTCGACCATCAACTGGTCCACGGACAAAGAGAACCCGCCCCCGGCTGACCTGGTGCTGATATCCCTGTGCTTTGGACTGAGCATCGCCACCATGGTCCAGTGCTTTGGCCACATCAGCGGAGGCCACATCAACCCGGCTGTCACGGCAGCCATGGTGGTGACCAGGAAACTTAGCCTGGCCAAGGCTGTGTTCTACCTGATGGCACAGTGCCTGGGAGCCATCGCCGGGGCAGGAATACTCTACCTGGTCACTCCCAGCACTGTGAGAGGGGGATTTGGTGTTACCACG GTGAATGCTGACCTCTCCGTGGGCCACGCTCTCGTCGTTGAACTTGTCATCACGTTTGAGCTGGTCTTCACTGTCTTTGCCACATGCGACCCCAAGCGGAACGACTTGAAAGGTTCAGCCGGCCTAGCCATAGGATTCGCCGTATGCATCGGCCATCTGTTTGCA ATCCCGTACACCGGCGCCAGCATGAACCCTGCACGCTCCTTTGGGCCTGTTGTCATCACGGGGAACTGGGAAAATCACTGG GTGTACTGGGTAGGCCCAATTCTTGGTGGGATTATGGCGGCTGCGCTCTACGAGTATCTGTTCTGCCCTGACACGACAATGAAGAAATCCCTTGGCGAAATGTTTGTTGTCAAAGACAGCAACTCGGGGAAGTACAAGGAAGTGGAATGTCCTCACGGGCAGTACAATGGAGAGCGCGATGACCTGGTCATCAAGCCCGGATCATTCCTCAACACCGTGGACTTGGACAAGAGGGGCAAGGAGGAGGCCTTCCGAGAGTCCCACGGGGAGGTGCTGTCCTCAGTATGA